One part of the Pirellulales bacterium genome encodes these proteins:
- a CDS encoding sugar phosphate isomerase/epimerase family protein: MTEKWPLGVFASIDAGLGVQLDVARELGVPTIQLHAPHRETRTAENARRFLVRLGELGIRLTAVFGGFEGESYADIPTVVRTVGLVPPATRAARLAEMKEIAEFSRLLNCDVVALHLGFVPHERGAPLYGEVLAVTRDLCDHCRRNRQSLHLETGQEPADALLRFIRDVERNNLFVNFDPANMILYGVGNPIEALEVIGPYVRSVHCKDAKWAARPGKEWGQEVPLGEGDVGFDNYLRTLARLGYSGPLTIEREIPQEPARQRAEIGRAVRLLEDLKSRI; the protein is encoded by the coding sequence GTGACCGAGAAGTGGCCGCTCGGCGTGTTTGCCAGTATCGACGCGGGGCTCGGGGTTCAACTCGATGTCGCCCGCGAGTTGGGCGTGCCGACGATTCAATTGCACGCCCCGCATCGCGAAACACGGACGGCGGAAAACGCTCGGCGGTTTCTCGTTCGTCTCGGCGAGTTGGGGATTCGGCTCACGGCCGTTTTCGGCGGCTTTGAAGGGGAAAGCTACGCCGACATCCCGACCGTCGTGCGGACGGTGGGCCTCGTGCCTCCGGCGACTCGAGCGGCGCGCCTCGCAGAGATGAAGGAAATCGCCGAATTCTCGCGGCTTTTGAACTGCGACGTGGTGGCGCTGCACCTGGGCTTTGTGCCGCACGAACGCGGCGCGCCGCTCTACGGCGAAGTGCTCGCCGTCACTCGCGATCTCTGCGATCATTGCCGCCGCAACCGCCAATCGTTGCACTTGGAAACCGGCCAGGAACCCGCCGACGCGCTCCTGCGATTCATCCGCGACGTGGAGCGCAACAACCTGTTCGTGAACTTCGACCCGGCGAACATGATTCTCTACGGCGTCGGCAATCCAATCGAGGCACTCGAAGTGATCGGTCCCTATGTGCGGAGCGTCCATTGCAAAGACGCCAAGTGGGCCGCCCGGCCGGGCAAGGAATGGGGCCAGGAAGTGCCGCTCGGCGAAGGAGATGTCGGCTTCGACAACTACCTCCGCACGCTCGCCCGCCTCGGCTACTCGGGCCCGCTCACGATCGAGCGCGAAATCCCGCAAGAGCCGGCCCGCCAAAGAGCCGAAATCGGCCGCGCCGTCAGGTTGCTCGAAGATCTCAAATCGCGAATCTGA
- a CDS encoding Gfo/Idh/MocA family oxidoreductase, which translates to MNLTPEEREIGKDNFETAIGGDGAFNRRGFLGSTLAVTVAGAGLGAMYFDYAKEGPPKDPLRVGFIGVGDEGEVLLGALHAPETRRYIDVVAIADIRPFSIHRAFHGDHSSPDALGRRPGLISMYSWKDETEARKHVTVYDKDYMDLLNDKNVEAVVIALPLHLHAPVAIQAMRKGKHVLTEKLMGHSIHECKEMGRAAKETGKILAVGHQRNYSVLYDNAKWLIAHGIIGDIHHIRAQWHRGNLPGHDSWQMPLPTNAADVKKLQNQIATLKALKNSPEVTAKKVEDAERLIAQINAQLADKDVDAAKYGYEDETLSSGYKRSPLEELIRWRLWKRTGGGLMAELGSHQLDAAGLLIGAMHEANGKAGQHHALPLTVTAIGGRSLFPLDRDCEDHVYCMFEFPAPGYDSDPNKKIVVTYSSINGNGFGDYGEVVMGTKGTLVLEREQEALLFATLTSTKIKVDKDKTGAAVLNTAESGGHAAPVGKAAMELGPISRGYTEELEHWGWCIKNPSPENLPRCTPKVALGDAVIALVSNAVIQNSSQPRLEFNKDWFDIDNDATPENIKPDTTRKEYQV; encoded by the coding sequence ATGAACCTCACTCCCGAAGAACGTGAAATCGGCAAAGATAATTTCGAAACGGCGATCGGCGGCGATGGCGCGTTCAATCGCCGCGGCTTCCTGGGCAGCACGCTGGCGGTGACGGTCGCCGGCGCCGGTCTGGGCGCGATGTATTTCGACTACGCGAAAGAAGGCCCGCCCAAGGACCCGCTCCGCGTCGGCTTCATCGGCGTTGGCGACGAAGGGGAAGTGCTGCTTGGCGCACTGCACGCTCCCGAAACGCGAAGGTATATCGACGTCGTGGCGATTGCCGACATTCGGCCCTTCAGCATTCATCGGGCTTTTCACGGCGATCATTCCAGCCCCGACGCGCTCGGGCGCCGCCCCGGCCTGATTTCCATGTACAGTTGGAAGGACGAGACGGAAGCCCGCAAACACGTGACGGTCTATGACAAAGACTACATGGATCTGCTCAATGACAAGAACGTTGAAGCCGTAGTGATCGCCTTGCCGTTGCACCTGCATGCCCCGGTGGCGATTCAGGCCATGCGCAAAGGGAAGCACGTGCTCACGGAGAAGCTGATGGGGCACAGCATCCATGAGTGCAAGGAAATGGGCCGGGCGGCCAAGGAAACCGGCAAGATTCTGGCCGTCGGCCATCAACGCAACTACAGCGTGCTCTACGACAACGCCAAGTGGCTTATCGCCCACGGGATTATCGGCGACATCCACCATATCCGCGCCCAGTGGCACCGCGGCAATTTGCCGGGGCATGACAGTTGGCAGATGCCGCTGCCGACCAATGCCGCCGATGTAAAGAAGCTCCAAAACCAAATCGCGACACTCAAGGCGCTCAAGAATTCTCCTGAGGTAACCGCAAAAAAGGTTGAAGACGCCGAGAGACTCATCGCGCAGATCAATGCCCAACTCGCCGACAAGGACGTTGACGCGGCCAAATACGGCTACGAAGACGAGACGCTTTCCAGTGGCTACAAGCGGTCGCCGCTGGAAGAACTCATCCGTTGGCGGCTCTGGAAGCGCACGGGGGGCGGGTTGATGGCTGAGCTGGGAAGCCACCAATTGGACGCCGCTGGGCTCTTGATCGGCGCGATGCACGAGGCCAATGGAAAAGCTGGTCAGCACCATGCATTGCCGCTGACCGTGACGGCGATTGGCGGCCGCAGCCTCTTCCCGCTCGATCGCGATTGCGAAGATCATGTCTACTGCATGTTCGAGTTCCCGGCGCCGGGGTACGATTCGGACCCGAACAAAAAGATCGTCGTCACCTATTCGTCGATCAACGGCAACGGCTTCGGCGATTATGGCGAAGTGGTGATGGGCACCAAGGGCACGCTCGTGCTCGAGCGCGAACAGGAGGCCCTGCTCTTCGCCACCTTGACGAGCACCAAGATCAAAGTGGACAAGGACAAGACCGGAGCGGCGGTGCTGAACACGGCCGAAAGCGGCGGCCATGCCGCGCCCGTCGGCAAGGCAGCGATGGAACTTGGTCCGATCAGCCGCGGCTACACCGAGGAACTCGAGCATTGGGGCTGGTGCATCAAGAACCCGTCTCCGGAGAACCTTCCCCGCTGCACACCAAAGGTTGCCCTGGGTGACGCGGTGATTGCGCTGGTGAGCAACGCCGTGATTCAGAATTCCAGCCAGCCCCGCCTGGAGTTCAATAAGGATTGGTTCGATATTGACAACGACGCCACGCCGGAAAACATCAAGCCGGACACGACTCGGAAGGAATACCAAGTGTGA
- the purN gene encoding phosphoribosylglycinamide formyltransferase, translated as MPPIEFPPRSPLGLVMLISGGGTTLRNLIEKIAARQLDARIELVISSNPNARGLQFAGDVRIPAQTIDRRAFESIEAFSLAIFAACRAVSPDLIVMGGFLKLIAIPPDFENRILNIHPALIPAFCGTGFYGSRVHEAVLEYGAKLSGCTVHFVDNRYDHGPILLQRAVPVLDDDTAESLAERVFQAECEAYPEALRLIGQGRVRIEGRRVQIRP; from the coding sequence ATGCCGCCGATAGAATTTCCTCCCCGCAGCCCGCTTGGTCTCGTCATGCTGATCTCGGGCGGCGGGACAACGCTGCGCAACTTGATCGAGAAGATCGCCGCGCGGCAGCTCGATGCGCGAATCGAACTGGTGATCTCCAGCAATCCAAACGCCCGCGGATTGCAGTTCGCCGGCGACGTCAGAATCCCCGCACAGACGATCGATCGCCGCGCGTTCGAATCGATCGAGGCCTTCAGCTTGGCCATTTTTGCCGCCTGCCGCGCGGTCTCGCCCGATCTGATCGTGATGGGCGGTTTCCTCAAGCTGATCGCGATCCCGCCGGATTTCGAGAACCGCATCCTGAACATCCACCCGGCATTGATTCCCGCCTTTTGCGGAACTGGGTTTTACGGCTCCCGGGTCCACGAGGCCGTGCTCGAATACGGCGCCAAACTGAGTGGCTGCACGGTCCATTTCGTGGACAATCGCTACGACCACGGCCCGATCCTCTTGCAGCGGGCCGTTCCCGTGCTCGACGACGATACCGCCGAATCCCTCGCTGAGCGAGTGTTTCAAGCCGAATGCGAAGCCTACCCCGAAGCCCTCCGGCTCATTGGCCAAGGCCGCGTGCGCATTGAAGGCCGACGGGTGCAGATCAGGCCGTAG
- the ileS gene encoding isoleucine--tRNA ligase yields MFRPVESNVSFPALEAEIGCFWKEGKIYEKSLLQRAGRPRFVFYEGPPTANGMPHPGHCLGRAIKDLFPRYRTMRGFLCERKAGWDTHGLPVEVEVCKELGIHSKEEIEAYGVEPFIQKCQQSVWRYMKEWERLTERIGFWIRLDEAYVTYHQSYIESVWASLAELFNRGLLYQGHKIVWWWAQGGTALSAGEVGQGYREVADPSVYVLFPLLDDAGNKTDENLLVWTTTPWTLPSNQFAAVHPELEYAVVYDAETNQRLVIASALVESIAAKVKRELKIERTLMGTEFVGRRYLPPFDCYYDQPQLDQISGKPSRRGDELGMLKSGDRQYLQWRVVAAKFVTIESGTGLVHEAPAFGEVDYQLLQDEQARFIEGQGPQLICAVAPDGKFTAEAPDFQGRWVKEADRDITRDLRHRGLLYHQEQYLHEYPFCWRAEEDPLIQYPRQSWFIRTTAFKDEMLKNNRQINWLPEHIRDGRFGNFLESNVDWALSRERYWGTPLPIWVCEATGFAEAIASYDQLLKKPGLQGTEVWDAAKKANPELNGDLKVHKPYIDAITYESAQPGASPGTRMRRVPEVIDCWYDSGAMPFAQWGYPHRGHERFREQFPADFICEGLDQTRGWFYSQLAIATLLFRDPNSRNSDWPTKGLPLPFKNCIVHGLMLGEDGNKLSKSKRNYREPQEIFDRYGGDALRWYFFANQPPWTTIRYSERAIKESIPEFLLKLWHVYSFFVIYATIDGFDPAASLSGDAGELEPMVRSHAKDYRPIGQRSELDRWVLSELHRTAAAVTERMDAYDNFAACGRITEFVDALSNWYVRRSRDRYWSEDKQSRDKRDAYWTLYECLITTAKLVAPFVPFLAEALWQNLAVAPFRARVTESVHLCDFPTGETSAIDELLSARMSLVREIASQGRAARMGAKLKIRQPLAKVEVILADKTHQAWLAEHAALLREELNVKKVEFTEKADQYISYTVLPDLKRLGPRLGKRLPALKTALAGVDAAALLARLEAERLVTLDLPDGPVALDSDDLQVRLQAKPGWAAAQGRSCVVVLSTDLTPALISEGLAREVVHTIQGRRRDINCKYTDRIRVGIVTDAAELAAAVKEFADYICGETLAIELLFEPLPGVEPVEIAIGEYKAALYVQVVSAKSK; encoded by the coding sequence ATGTTTCGACCCGTCGAGAGCAATGTGAGTTTCCCGGCACTGGAGGCGGAAATCGGCTGCTTCTGGAAAGAGGGAAAGATCTACGAAAAATCGCTGCTCCAGCGGGCAGGCCGGCCGCGATTTGTCTTCTACGAAGGCCCGCCGACCGCCAACGGCATGCCGCACCCCGGCCATTGTCTCGGGCGAGCGATCAAAGACCTTTTCCCACGCTATCGCACGATGCGCGGCTTCCTCTGCGAGCGGAAGGCCGGCTGGGACACGCACGGGCTGCCGGTCGAGGTCGAGGTCTGCAAGGAACTCGGCATCCATTCGAAGGAAGAGATCGAGGCCTACGGAGTGGAGCCGTTTATCCAGAAGTGCCAGCAGAGCGTCTGGCGCTACATGAAAGAATGGGAGCGGCTGACCGAGCGGATCGGCTTCTGGATTCGGCTCGACGAGGCGTATGTCACTTATCATCAGAGTTACATCGAAAGCGTGTGGGCCTCGTTGGCCGAGCTATTCAACCGCGGGCTGCTGTATCAAGGCCACAAGATTGTCTGGTGGTGGGCGCAAGGAGGCACAGCCCTGTCGGCGGGCGAAGTCGGCCAAGGCTATCGCGAGGTGGCCGATCCGAGCGTCTACGTGCTCTTTCCACTGCTGGACGATGCCGGCAACAAGACCGACGAGAATCTGCTCGTCTGGACTACCACCCCTTGGACGCTGCCAAGCAATCAGTTTGCCGCCGTTCATCCGGAATTGGAGTACGCAGTCGTCTATGACGCCGAGACGAACCAGCGACTCGTGATCGCCTCCGCTCTGGTCGAATCCATCGCGGCGAAGGTAAAGCGCGAACTGAAGATCGAGCGTACGCTCATGGGAACCGAGTTCGTCGGCCGCCGCTACTTGCCGCCGTTCGATTGCTATTACGATCAGCCGCAACTTGACCAAATCAGCGGCAAACCGTCGCGGCGCGGCGACGAGCTGGGAATGCTCAAGAGCGGTGATCGGCAATATCTCCAATGGCGCGTTGTCGCGGCCAAGTTCGTCACGATCGAAAGCGGCACGGGGCTAGTACACGAAGCTCCGGCGTTCGGCGAAGTGGATTATCAGTTGCTTCAAGATGAACAAGCTCGATTCATCGAAGGACAAGGACCGCAGTTGATCTGCGCGGTCGCACCAGATGGCAAATTCACCGCTGAAGCTCCCGACTTTCAAGGCCGCTGGGTCAAAGAAGCTGATCGCGACATAACCCGCGACCTGCGCCATCGCGGGCTGCTCTACCATCAAGAGCAGTATTTGCACGAATATCCGTTCTGCTGGCGCGCGGAAGAGGATCCGTTGATTCAATACCCGCGGCAGAGTTGGTTCATCCGCACGACCGCGTTCAAAGATGAGATGCTCAAGAACAATCGTCAGATTAATTGGCTGCCCGAGCACATTCGCGACGGGCGATTCGGAAACTTTTTGGAATCGAATGTTGATTGGGCGCTGTCGCGCGAGCGCTATTGGGGCACGCCGCTGCCAATCTGGGTTTGCGAAGCGACGGGCTTTGCCGAGGCGATCGCCAGCTACGACCAGTTGCTGAAGAAACCGGGCCTGCAAGGGACCGAGGTTTGGGACGCCGCGAAGAAGGCGAACCCCGAGTTGAACGGCGATCTTAAAGTGCACAAGCCGTATATTGACGCCATCACGTACGAATCAGCGCAACCAGGCGCTTCGCCGGGAACGCGGATGCGGCGCGTCCCTGAAGTAATCGACTGCTGGTACGACTCCGGAGCGATGCCGTTCGCCCAATGGGGCTATCCGCATCGGGGACACGAGAGATTCCGCGAGCAATTCCCAGCCGATTTTATTTGCGAGGGCCTCGACCAAACACGCGGCTGGTTCTACAGCCAGCTTGCGATCGCCACGCTCCTTTTTCGCGATCCCAATTCGCGCAACTCCGATTGGCCCACGAAGGGTTTGCCGCTGCCGTTCAAGAATTGCATCGTGCATGGACTGATGCTCGGCGAAGATGGCAACAAACTTTCGAAGAGCAAGCGAAATTACCGGGAGCCGCAGGAGATCTTCGACCGCTATGGCGGCGACGCCTTACGCTGGTATTTTTTTGCTAACCAGCCCCCGTGGACCACGATCCGCTACAGCGAGCGGGCGATCAAGGAGAGCATTCCCGAGTTTCTGCTCAAGCTCTGGCACGTTTACAGCTTTTTCGTGATCTATGCCACGATCGACGGCTTCGATCCAGCCGCGTCGCTCAGCGGCGACGCCGGCGAGCTGGAACCGATGGTTCGCTCCCACGCGAAGGACTATCGCCCGATCGGCCAGCGGAGCGAACTGGATCGCTGGGTGCTCAGCGAGTTGCATCGCACGGCCGCGGCAGTGACCGAGCGAATGGACGCATACGACAACTTCGCCGCCTGCGGGCGGATTACGGAGTTTGTCGATGCCTTGTCGAACTGGTATGTCCGCCGTAGCCGCGATCGGTATTGGAGCGAAGACAAACAGTCGCGCGACAAGCGCGACGCGTATTGGACCCTTTACGAATGTCTGATCACCACGGCCAAGCTCGTCGCCCCCTTCGTGCCGTTTCTGGCCGAGGCGCTGTGGCAGAACCTTGCCGTGGCGCCGTTCCGCGCGCGAGTGACGGAAAGCGTTCATCTCTGCGATTTCCCGACCGGCGAGACCTCGGCCATCGACGAATTGCTCTCCGCCCGCATGAGCCTAGTGCGCGAGATCGCCTCGCAAGGCCGCGCGGCCCGCATGGGAGCAAAGCTCAAGATTCGCCAGCCGCTGGCCAAGGTCGAAGTGATCCTGGCCGACAAGACGCACCAGGCTTGGCTCGCGGAACATGCCGCCCTATTGCGAGAAGAGTTGAACGTCAAGAAGGTGGAATTCACCGAGAAGGCAGACCAGTATATCAGCTACACGGTGCTACCCGACCTCAAGCGGCTCGGTCCCCGGCTCGGCAAGCGGCTGCCAGCGCTGAAAACTGCGCTGGCGGGCGTGGATGCCGCGGCGCTGTTGGCCCGGTTGGAAGCCGAGCGGCTGGTGACGCTTGACTTGCCCGACGGCCCGGTCGCGCTCGATAGCGATGATTTGCAAGTTCGGCTGCAGGCAAAACCAGGCTGGGCGGCGGCGCAGGGGCGGTCGTGCGTCGTTGTGCTTTCGACAGATTTGACGCCCGCGCTGATCTCCGAAGGTCTAGCCCGCGAGGTGGTTCATACGATTCAAGGTCGACGCCGGGACATCAACTGCAAATACACAGACCGAATCCGCGTCGGGATCGTCACTGACGCGGCAGAACTCGCAGCCGCGGTGAAGGAATTCGCCGATTACATCTGCGGCGAGACGCTGGCGATCGAACTGTTGTTTGAGCCGCTGCCCGGCGTCGAGCCGGTGGAAATCGCCATCGGTGAATACAAGGCCGCGCTGTATGTGCAAGTCGTCTCGGCAAAGAGCAAATAA
- a CDS encoding zinc-binding alcohol dehydrogenase family protein: protein MQAILLEKPGRFAAIQIDELAAPGPEEALVRVHRVGICGTDIACYLGKFPFFSYPRIPGHELGVEVLAVGPQVANVKPGDRCSVEPYINCQSCYACRQGRTNCCQNLKVLGVHTDGGMRARILVPARKLHPSNKLTLEQLALVETLGIGCHAVDRAGPRRDEHVLVIGAGPIGLSVLEFVKVTGARITVLDLNAQRLEFCRRSMGIENTIQSTGDGSELRKLEEIGGGTLPTVVFDATGSAKSMAAAFQFVGHSGKLILVGITPGEVSFSDPLLHTRELAVYASRNALADDFRRIIRLIEDGQIDTNPWITHRTNFAALAADFPAYTLPETGVIKAMVDAD from the coding sequence ATGCAGGCCATTCTTCTCGAAAAACCGGGCCGGTTCGCCGCGATTCAGATCGACGAGCTTGCCGCGCCCGGTCCCGAAGAGGCACTGGTTCGCGTCCATCGCGTGGGAATCTGCGGCACCGACATCGCTTGCTACCTTGGCAAGTTTCCTTTCTTCAGCTACCCGCGGATTCCAGGACACGAATTGGGAGTCGAGGTGTTGGCGGTCGGCCCACAAGTGGCCAACGTCAAGCCGGGAGATCGCTGTTCCGTCGAACCGTATATCAACTGCCAATCGTGCTACGCCTGCCGGCAAGGGCGGACCAATTGCTGTCAGAATCTCAAGGTGTTGGGCGTGCATACCGACGGCGGAATGCGCGCGCGAATCCTCGTGCCGGCCCGCAAGCTGCACCCATCCAACAAGCTAACGCTCGAACAGCTCGCGCTCGTCGAGACGCTCGGGATCGGCTGCCACGCCGTAGATCGGGCCGGTCCGCGGCGCGATGAGCACGTGCTGGTGATAGGGGCCGGCCCGATTGGATTGTCGGTGCTCGAATTTGTCAAGGTCACCGGCGCACGCATCACCGTGCTCGATCTTAACGCCCAGCGGCTTGAATTCTGCCGCCGGTCGATGGGCATCGAGAATACGATTCAATCCACGGGCGACGGATCGGAGTTGCGAAAGCTCGAAGAGATCGGCGGCGGAACGCTGCCGACCGTCGTGTTCGACGCGACCGGCAGCGCCAAATCGATGGCCGCGGCGTTTCAGTTCGTCGGCCATAGTGGAAAGCTGATCTTGGTCGGCATTACGCCTGGGGAGGTTTCCTTTTCCGATCCGCTCTTGCACACGCGCGAGCTGGCCGTCTACGCCTCGCGTAATGCGCTGGCCGACGATTTCCGGCGAATTATCCGCCTGATCGAAGACGGCCAAATCGACACCAATCCGTGGATCACGCATCGCACCAACTTCGCCGCGCTGGCCGCCGATTTTCCGGCATACACGCTGCCCGAGACTGGTGTGATCAAGGCGATGGTTGATGCGGATTAG
- a CDS encoding M23 family metallopeptidase, with the protein MSSACVAIAYRFVRRMRGETAENVVLVLLRAAFFGLLVWCFSLCAWLALEISLGGRLSLLVEASVGSIAGGLAGQAAYWFGHRRPQLWAECCCKIALGVSAMAMLLFATMFFLFTGPHDLDRYPLATSSPYRLPWPGGVTRLCIQGSRAIVSHRDWEEFAYDFARQVGSDVCAARGGTVAYVDVTHDGNGRNTENDLITVDQGDGRLGCYLHLRQGESYVQPGQRVHQGDVIAASGNIGLSMLPHLHFNVIDEVHRLVPVTFADVDSDSGIPRMFKRYTSGNSVP; encoded by the coding sequence GTGTCCAGCGCATGCGTTGCGATCGCCTATCGTTTCGTTCGTCGGATGCGAGGAGAGACAGCGGAAAACGTTGTATTGGTCCTGTTGCGAGCGGCGTTTTTCGGTCTCCTCGTCTGGTGTTTCAGCTTGTGTGCCTGGCTGGCCCTTGAGATCAGCTTGGGAGGACGGCTTTCCCTGCTGGTCGAAGCGTCGGTCGGCTCGATCGCCGGCGGCCTCGCCGGTCAGGCCGCTTATTGGTTCGGACACCGTCGACCACAGCTTTGGGCCGAGTGCTGTTGCAAGATTGCGCTCGGCGTATCAGCGATGGCGATGCTGCTTTTCGCCACGATGTTCTTCCTCTTCACAGGGCCGCATGATCTTGACCGCTATCCGCTGGCCACCAGCTCGCCGTATCGGCTTCCCTGGCCCGGCGGCGTGACACGGCTTTGCATTCAGGGCAGTCGGGCCATCGTGAGTCACCGCGATTGGGAAGAATTCGCCTACGACTTCGCGAGGCAGGTCGGGTCGGATGTCTGTGCAGCCCGTGGCGGCACCGTGGCGTATGTGGACGTGACGCACGACGGAAACGGCCGGAATACGGAGAACGACCTCATCACGGTCGATCAAGGCGACGGGAGATTGGGCTGCTATCTCCATCTGCGGCAGGGCGAAAGCTACGTTCAGCCGGGCCAGCGGGTGCATCAGGGAGACGTGATCGCCGCCAGCGGCAACATAGGCCTGAGCATGTTGCCGCACCTCCACTTCAACGTGATTGACGAAGTGCACAGACTCGTGCCGGTGACGTTCGCCGACGTGGATTCGGACAGCGGCATTCCCCGAATGTTCAAGCGGTACACATCAGGAAATTCAGTCCCCTGA